TTTGGAAAATGTGGCCAAACGATGAGGAAGACATGTAAACTCCAAACTCCCATTAAAACAGTATTTTTATGAAGAGCATTGTGAGTAATGTAAGGGGGAGTCATTCCTTGTGTTTGTTAAACTGTTCACACGCACACAGGTGTGTCTATGGCCCCAGGACGCCCTTTTACCACAGCCTGAGTCCTaaactagtactactactttTTATCTCAGCCGTCAACACATGCATATTTTTCTACTAAGTTCACGGAACTGCACCGGCAACTAAAGCGAGAGCAGCTGAAAACTGCAAGTCTGCTCATTGTCCACGTATTTCCACGTAGGGAGAAACCATGACAGCTGTGGTAGGCAGAGCCTGGGGGTGGGTGCGCTCCTGGGGCTCCTGGAGCAGGCCTGTGTCAGAACCTGCCCCCATAGCAGTGACTGAGGAGCAGAAGCAGAGCAGCAGTGGTAAGGGAGGCCGAGGGTGGACCTCCTGGATCTGGGGAGGCTGGACGcgtcaaagtgaccaaaatagtCCAGTGGAAGAGTTCTGGGAGGCTCCGGACAAACTTCAGCCAATGGAAATAGAAGACCTCGGTGCAGGGAAAAAGGAGACCAatgcaaaagaaaaacaagttcCTAAATGGTGGAATAAGTTTCTTCCAACTTACTACATTTACTGGCCCAGCAAAGCAGAGCCAAGTGGATTAAAACGACGGAAACATGGAGGTACAAGGGATCCTGACTTGGATGGGGACTATTCTGACTATGGAACACCACCTCCATCCCCTACACCGTCTTCCTCACCTCTAACGTCTCCTTTCCGATTTTTTGCAGACAGCTGGCAAGTTGAAATCCTACCAGAGCATTATGAGATCTGTTTCAACTTCCTCCGCCATCTGTTTGATCTGTTTGTGGTTGGATTCTTGTGGACTGTGTCTTCTCCCACCAAGCTGATCCTTGAGATTTTGGGG
This DNA window, taken from Sphaeramia orbicularis chromosome 11, fSphaOr1.1, whole genome shotgun sequence, encodes the following:
- the c11h6orf47 gene encoding uncharacterized protein C6orf47 homolog — encoded protein: MTAVVGRAWGWVRSWGSWSRPVSEPAPIAVTEEQKQSSSGKGGRGWTSWIWGGWTRQSDQNSPVEEFWEAPDKLQPMEIEDLGAGKKETNAKEKQVPKWWNKFLPTYYIYWPSKAEPSGLKRRKHGGTRDPDLDGDYSDYGTPPPSPTPSSSPLTSPFRFFADSWQVEILPEHYEICFNFLRHLFDLFVVGFLWTVSSPTKLILEILGVQGALRLWFHGMAMFFVSTVGMAGLFWLIQEYFPQFALVYGIVQAVVISVSVRQSVIFGEDEEEHKDDEGKETDALSDIKEHKEKLVSAKEKIKTS